The Citrus sinensis cultivar Valencia sweet orange chromosome 4, DVS_A1.0, whole genome shotgun sequence DNA segment AAGCGATGTAAGAATCTTATTGCGTCGACTCGAAGTTAGTTGTATTTTGTGTGTTATTCGTTGGTTAAaactattattgtttttgtgtttcgttggttaaaactgttattgttttttgtgtattgtacacttatatttcagaaaactttattttattttaaagttcaaaatgtgaggcattaaaattatataaacttaagtgcgcaaattaaaaaaaatcaaatttcaacattaaaattaCTACATAGGTCTACAATATAATAtcgtcattaaatatatcaacgACAATCTTCTTTCTAAAGTACTCGACATGACTAGCGTTAAACTCCAATATAAGCCcgaacattaaatacatcgTAACCATCAATACAAAAACACCGCAATCGCCAGTGCCTCTTTCTTGTTGCGGCACGCTCTTAACTGCAATAACTTTCCACGGGTCTTCACTCCACAACTCGGGTCGGATATTGTAGAAGCCAACATATTCCAACCATCGAGggaatataacttcaagtggctTGAATTTCAACTTGTACCTTTTGTCGTCGCGAAATGTGAGTAATGAGTCATAAATCCAAACTTTATTTTTCCGAAAGTGAACTCGTGCTAGTACCCAATGCGCGCCGTCCAAGTTAACAGGGATAAATAActgcatataaaaattaaaaaacatgtTCGTTATATATGCAATTGAaatacaacaaagaaaaagcaacaactcgaatattttcattatagaGCACgtgaaatgtaataaaatacataccatATCGACATCCGTCATTGATTTGGACATTGTGTGTTGTCGCCCATAAAGATAACTATTCAAGCGGTCGTCGAATACTAATGAATCGACCGCACAATCCCCGTTGTTCCATAACTGATTCAAGAACACCTAGTACATAGATAACCAAGAAATGCATAAATGAACAACACTTAAaggcaataattaaaaatcaaattaaatagtatttataagttttgtcGGCacgttacccaaaaaaatgtgtcaGTATGTGTGACACGTTGGAGTAAGGCATTTGGATACTGCCGTTGTTTCTCGCTAATCAAGCGGAGATACTCGTGAATATgctgtataaaaaaaaatattacaatttaaaaaaaaattatacacaaATCCACAACAGAATACACCACGAGGAAAATATAAATCCCTCATCGCCTAGCCATCCCATCGAagatatattcaaaattatttgaaagaatgacCGCGGGTACTGGACTCTCCGGCGAACTTTGCTATCACCAGTGAACCATTCGATCAAACTCAGCAAACAGACTAGAGTCCTCCAATCCTCTCAGTGGATTTACATCCACACTCGTACTCATGTCAATCGCATGCTCCATGATTTGGGGTCGCGATAAAGGCCGGACGTTCTGTCCTCGCCTGACCGGAGGAATCATGTAAGGACTGTTATAAACATACGATGGTATGTACGCGCGGCCGAACTTACTAACCCCCGGAGGCGCCTCTGTGAACACCTGCACGCTCTCCCCACTAACATTCCCGTAGAAACTATACAATGACGTGGGCGTAGACAAATTTTCATTGCCCACGTCAGTATACACTCCATAGTCATCCGGGGCCTGTACATTCGCCAAAAAGAACATATTAAATaactatcaaattaaaagttaaacgaacataattattaaatttaaattagcttACCGCATACGAGCGTGCAGTGGGAGAATCCTTATTTGGACGCTTAGAAAATGTGTCGATGAAGCCAACAAAggtttctttaaaatcttttaattctgaCTTTATTTCATACACGTTACGATCAATCTTATCCAGCCGTCGTCGTACGTAATCATTAAACTGTTTTGTCCTCGACTattacaaaaggaaaaaataaatttagaataacaataaaaaaataataatttataaaggaaaaatatcatatattatttataacctcAGAATCCCGTGCGTCATCAGAGTTGTCTGTTTGCTGCTGGTGGTCATCAACAGCCACCTCATCCTCAAAAGTGTCATGACCCACCTCATCCTCAAAAGTGTCATGATGCTACTCTGGTATTGGGTTTGGTATGTCATCATGATCGTCATGCTCGTTTGATTGCCTTGTAACCGACGGCATCGCGTTGATTGAGGGTTGGTGCTGTATAaagtatcatttaaaattagtaaatgaaaagtcaaaaatttcgattaacaaattttttgtacTTAGAGTATACCGACCTTATGAACCCAGTCTGGAATGCTTGGCAAGTAATCCTTCACAGAGAGCCAATATTTTCTGCTACTCTCCTTTGAATTTAGCTCAAGAGTTTGTAAAACGTCCCCCTGccataaattcaattgaaaattttaagtaagtatacatttcttaaatttagtaaagttaaaaaaataagtaatacatATTACTTACAAGACGAGATTCGTCGTTGAAGAACGAATAAACCTCCGCAAAGTTGATTCTCGAAGACGCCATGGGCTTCCATTGCAGAATGCAGGGAATcttattcttcattttgacGACCCATGTTGATGGCAACCCTCCGATTGCTTCGTAAATCCAAGCCTACAACaaccaaagtgaaaaatcaaataaaacaactatcaaatatttaatactataaaacttattaataaacaaaaaaaaaagctcctGAACCCCAGACGTAAAGCCGtaaagattgtattttttaatattatgatcTGGATTTTTCAACCGAGtcttcttaaatttctcgTCTTTCTAGAATAGTGCATTGTCAAGACTCTCGTAAATCATTTCCCACGACAATAGACCCCATGGATGCTTTCGGAAGTACTGGATATCATCAACTTGGTCAAGCCAatcgaaattaatttgacagtgattttttcttgcattcAGTACTCTGTCCGCAAAATAAAACAGCGCAATCTTTAATGCGTCCATATCGTCCATTTCCTCGAATTTCAACTCCTTAAATACTGCATCGAATTGCTTCACATTAATCTTACGATGCACCCCACCAAAATACGTATTCCGTAGCCTCtgctccatttcatcattttcttgattGGTATCAACACCAAATGAAAGTCCAGTAACCAAGCACCATTCAACAATTGACAAGCGAATCAAATGCTTaccaatttgaaaccataatTGATCCTCACGGCTATCTTCTTCATGGGCCACTTGCTGCAGTAAAAGATTGTGCAAAATTACCCCACTAAATGGAAAACTTCGACACTCCAAAaaatgcccaaatatatcCTTTTTGAACATACTCAACTGccgctttgttaattttttctcgatGGCTTTTACGACCGAAGATAACATACACATGCTCAAAATTCGACCAGGAAAGTGATCAGCATAACGAAAATACATCTTGCCTACTTCAATATCCggtgattctgatttcgccatgtatctgtaatatttataaaattattacattacatttacagaaaaaaaattgactcgttaaaaaaaactctaatttttGGTGCAACAGCGCCTGCTGTCACACCAAATATGGTGCGACAGCAAGCCGTGCATGGGCGCACGCTGCTGCCTAGCGATGGACGCGCGCGCGCCCTGCGCCCCTCCCTCCCCACCCCCAAAATTAAGCGCAATCACtccaaaatcgaaaacaataCTCCCAAACACCACCAACCACCACAAACATCATCACCACCACTATTATTCTCAagctataactattattattctaaaatctcattttaaattaatgaaaataagaaaaataactaacctaggttttgttgaaggttgTAGATCGTAGATCGGATGTCGGTGAGAGATGGAGCCGCCGCCGACGAGGGTTGATGTCGTCGCCTATGATGGGAGTTGGAtcggtttgggagagatgagtGAAAAAGAGTGTTAGGGGAGAGATGAgggaggggtattttggtctcaaatgttgttttatggctaatgttgatagaaatatttttggggggttaagatgaaaaaaagcaaaaattttttggttattaCTGTAAATTTTCCTAGTAATATAGGTCTACATTTTAGTGATCCTAAATGATGAACACTTGAGGTTGGGCTGAGTGAACCTGTGTAATGCACAAACAGAATTTATCTCAAGGGCAATAAGGCATTATATATCTTTCACTAGAATTTTTGCAGGATTTAAGATCACAAAATCCGTCTAACATATTGTAATGTACAAACAGTTATGCAAGAAGTGAAGATAGATCAGCTTGTCTTTGGAAGAttaataaaggaaaattatgTCATAGTTTTCTTGGTATATAGTACATATAAAAGATATTAATTGCATAATAATTTGGCTTGAGCTGTTTACTCttccatttttttatgattgttagctgtaaatttttcttattaattccATATTTGTTAGctgcataatatttttttcatttgaacttttttaatttctctttaggTCAGCTGAATGGAGTTTTTGCTTTGGCTTTTAGTAAAGGTGGATCTCTACTTGCTCACAGTGGGTTTGACGGGTCTGTCTTCTACTGGGActctgtaattttttaattaaaaaggaaaatttagcTTATCAATGGGGACATTGAGGTGAAactatttgatttcttttttagtgaTCAAgttattctcttttattttttttaaacacttaTAACTAAACATATGGTTTTCTCTCAGTATTAAGTTGGCACTCAACAAGCCATGTAATATTAGGTGGTCAAGAGATTGTATGGCTTACACATATGATACTGCAGGAAAggtttaattttaacatttttgtaGGTTATAGCAGTAGAATGACATGTGGTGATTTTACGCCTGATAGTATTCATAaatctatcattttcttctacCTCGTTTTTTAGGCTTCAactatatttgttttatttatata contains these protein-coding regions:
- the LOC107177996 gene encoding uncharacterized protein LOC107177996, which produces MAKSESPDIEVGKMYFRYADHFPGRILSMCMLSSVVKAIEKKLTKRQLSMFKKDIFGHFLECRSFPFSGVILHNLLLQQVAHEEDSREDQLWFQIGKHLIRLSIVEWCLVTGLSFGVDTNQENDEMEQRLRNTYFGGVHRKINVKQFDAVFKELKFEEMDDMDALKIALFYFADRVLNARKNHCQINFDWLDQVDDIQYFRKHPWGLLSWEMIYESLDNALF